From the Desulfovibrio sp. JY genome, one window contains:
- a CDS encoding hydrogenase-4 component E — MELFESVLVALLCCNLAYLAISRLRVLIRLTAIQGALLAAVPLLFTGPAAHGHALALSLAVFAIKGVGFPALLARTLSRLEVNPVVEPTIGFHLSLVAGVAGLLFSLWLETRLPFPPGLFPPLLFPTALTTIFAGLTLVVARKKALTQVIGYLGMENGIFLLGTPLSGQGSVWLELSVLLDIFVAVFVMGIAIHHINKTFESIDVGRFCSLRD, encoded by the coding sequence GTGGAGCTTTTCGAATCCGTCCTGGTGGCCCTGCTGTGCTGCAACCTGGCCTATCTGGCCATTTCGCGGCTGCGGGTGCTGATCCGCCTGACCGCCATCCAGGGAGCGCTTTTGGCGGCCGTGCCGCTCCTTTTCACCGGCCCGGCCGCCCATGGCCATGCGCTGGCCCTGTCGTTGGCCGTGTTCGCCATCAAGGGCGTGGGCTTTCCGGCGCTTCTGGCCCGCACGCTTTCCCGCCTCGAGGTCAACCCGGTGGTGGAGCCGACCATCGGCTTCCACCTGTCGCTGGTGGCCGGGGTGGCCGGGCTGCTCTTTTCCCTGTGGCTGGAAACGCGCCTGCCCTTTCCGCCGGGGCTTTTCCCGCCGCTTCTTTTCCCAACGGCCCTGACCACCATCTTCGCCGGCCTGACCCTGGTCGTGGCCCGCAAAAAGGCCCTGACCCAGGTCATCGGCTACCTGGGCATGGAAAATGGCATATTCCTTTTGGGCACGCCCCTTTCCGGCCAGGGATCGGTCTGGCTGGAGTTGTCCGTACTGCTCGACATTTTCGTGGCCGTGTTCGTCATGGGCATCGCCATCCACCACATCAACAAGACCTTCGAGTCCATCGACGTCGGACGGTTTTGCAGCCTGCGGGACTGA
- a CDS encoding glycosyltransferase family 2 protein: MDSTRPQDRTRTPALMILTSHRRDCFDLCVWCLERFTRLERFTAVYVLANAVSPEHEASITAFAARHAHVRVVPCLPEGLVPAVMEAQNTILARHADDGVVKIDEDVFVTEHWLDHLLAAHRMHAENPGVLLVACPTPVSTTGKRCLGAFFRAHFPDIVERCAASRVYDDPVYHRLVWEAVLTRDLMGKYARFANDAYFYSASLIIHCVLYDRKALEAIGPFPTQAIKGALVTDEVAVNMALRRTGKKAALPSAGLVHHYSHAACLAAMLRDVPVARIGAWMREAAGK; this comes from the coding sequence TTGGATTCGACCCGACCTCAGGACCGCACGCGCACCCCGGCGCTCATGATCCTCACTTCGCACCGCAGGGACTGTTTCGATCTGTGCGTCTGGTGTCTGGAACGCTTCACCCGGCTGGAGCGTTTTACAGCCGTCTATGTCCTGGCCAACGCCGTTTCGCCCGAGCACGAGGCGAGCATCACCGCCTTCGCCGCGCGCCATGCCCATGTCCGGGTGGTTCCCTGCCTGCCCGAGGGGCTGGTGCCGGCGGTCATGGAGGCGCAAAACACCATCCTGGCCAGACACGCCGATGACGGCGTGGTGAAAATCGACGAGGACGTCTTCGTGACTGAGCACTGGCTGGATCATCTGCTGGCGGCGCACCGGATGCACGCCGAAAATCCGGGGGTGCTGCTCGTCGCCTGCCCAACGCCCGTGAGCACCACGGGCAAACGGTGCCTCGGGGCTTTTTTCCGGGCGCATTTTCCCGATATCGTGGAGCGCTGTGCCGCGAGCCGGGTCTACGACGATCCGGTCTATCACCGGTTGGTGTGGGAGGCGGTGCTGACGCGGGACCTGATGGGGAAGTACGCCCGCTTCGCCAACGACGCCTACTTCTATTCCGCGAGCCTCATCATCCACTGCGTGCTCTACGACCGCAAGGCCCTGGAGGCGATCGGGCCGTTCCCCACCCAGGCCATAAAGGGCGCGCTGGTGACCGATGAAGTGGCGGTCAACATGGCGCTTCGCCGCACGGGGAAAAAGGCGGCCCTGCCCTCGGCCGGGCTGGTGCACCACTACAGTCACGCCGCCTGCCTGGCGGCCATGTTGCGCGACGTGCCCGTGGCGCGCATCGGGGCCTGGATGCGCGAGGCGGCGGGAAAATAG
- a CDS encoding TOBE domain-containing protein has protein sequence MKVSARNLIPGTVKKVNIGMVNAEVIIEAGHGVEIISIITKESAERMGLKEGSKVKAMVKASSVMVVTD, from the coding sequence ATGAAAGTTAGCGCCCGCAATCTTATTCCCGGCACCGTCAAAAAGGTTAACATCGGCATGGTCAATGCCGAAGTCATCATCGAGGCCGGGCACGGTGTCGAAATTATTTCCATCATCACGAAGGAATCGGCCGAGCGTATGGGCCTGAAAGAAGGCTCCAAGGTCAAAGCCATGGTCAAGGCCTCCAGCGTCATGGTCGTCACCGACTAG
- a CDS encoding alpha/beta fold hydrolase, whose protein sequence is MTLVVWLLAVVCLVSAAVTALTTVFSLSEAARHGAPGFLLRPCRHRHAVCRLYGIATGLASQCVMLLTYPLGPFVGRPPAQALDPGAPTVVCLHGLYHNAAAFLLIRPVLARYGFRRVLCLSYRSLGPDFEAVATALAARVRREAPGEGPLLFLGHSLGGLLARRIMAEADIAKRTRAAVTLGTPHGGSTLARLALGRLGRGLVPESPLFPALDALPDPPGAALLSLASPVDNMVMPLAGLVVGRPGWTEEACPPVSHVAMLYAPAVACRAAAFLAGAAASVR, encoded by the coding sequence GTGACGCTCGTCGTTTGGCTTTTGGCCGTTGTCTGCCTCGTATCCGCCGCCGTGACCGCGCTGACCACGGTTTTTTCCCTCTCCGAGGCCGCCCGCCATGGCGCGCCCGGATTCCTGCTGCGTCCGTGCCGTCATCGCCACGCCGTCTGTCGTCTCTACGGCATTGCCACCGGCCTGGCCAGCCAGTGCGTCATGCTGCTGACCTATCCCCTGGGGCCCTTTGTCGGCCGCCCGCCGGCGCAGGCCCTGGACCCGGGCGCGCCGACCGTGGTCTGCCTGCACGGGCTTTACCACAATGCCGCCGCCTTTCTCCTCATTCGACCCGTGTTGGCCCGGTATGGCTTTCGGCGCGTGCTGTGCCTGTCCTACCGGAGCCTGGGCCCGGATTTCGAGGCGGTGGCGACGGCGCTTGCCGCCCGGGTGCGCCGGGAAGCGCCCGGGGAGGGGCCGCTGCTCTTTCTCGGCCACAGCCTGGGCGGGCTTCTGGCCCGGCGGATCATGGCCGAGGCCGATATCGCCAAGCGCACCCGGGCCGCCGTCACCCTGGGCACGCCGCACGGGGGAAGCACGCTGGCCAGGCTGGCCCTGGGCCGGCTGGGTCGTGGGCTCGTTCCCGAAAGTCCGCTTTTTCCCGCCCTCGACGCCCTGCCCGATCCTCCGGGCGCGGCGCTTTTGTCCCTGGCCTCGCCGGTGGACAACATGGTCATGCCCCTTGCCGGGCTGGTCGTGGGGCGTCCGGGCTGGACCGAGGAGGCCTGCCCGCCGGTATCCCATGTGGCCATGCTCTATGCGCCCGCCGTGGCGTGTCGGGCGGCGGCTTTTCTCGCCGGCGCGGCCGCTTCCGTCCGGTAA
- a CDS encoding lipoate--protein ligase, producing MRYLHLETTDPAVNLATEEWLLRHDTADVFMLWRNGPSIIIGRNQNAHAQINEAYVREQGIPVVRRLTGGGAVFHDLGNVNFTFITTGRTSTALDFKRFTDPIVAALQKIGVPCRLDGRNDLTVHGRKISGNAQFALGNRVLHHGTLLYAASMPDIAQALVVNPVKYQDRAVKSVAARVANIRSFLHEPLSVEDFIQFMFTAIVPRGQSDDRRLTPEEQQGIQLLADRKYRSYAWNFGCSPKYAFSKSIRTAGGVVEIHFDVAGGVIQALKIFGEFFSKNELVSLENKVRGCCHSREALLKRLEDVNLDDYMLGVDTGTFVDCFF from the coding sequence GTGCGTTATTTGCATCTGGAAACAACCGATCCGGCGGTGAATCTCGCCACCGAGGAATGGTTGTTGCGGCACGATACGGCGGATGTCTTCATGTTGTGGCGCAATGGGCCTTCCATCATCATCGGCCGCAACCAGAACGCGCACGCCCAGATCAATGAAGCGTATGTCCGTGAGCAGGGCATCCCGGTCGTCCGGCGGTTGACCGGCGGCGGCGCGGTCTTTCATGATCTCGGGAATGTGAATTTCACCTTCATCACGACCGGGCGGACAAGCACCGCGTTGGATTTCAAGCGGTTTACCGATCCCATTGTCGCGGCCTTGCAGAAAATCGGCGTGCCGTGCCGCCTGGACGGCCGCAACGACCTGACCGTGCATGGCCGCAAGATATCGGGCAATGCCCAGTTCGCCTTGGGAAATCGCGTATTGCATCATGGGACGTTGCTGTATGCCGCTTCGATGCCGGACATCGCCCAGGCGCTTGTCGTGAACCCGGTGAAATATCAGGACAGGGCCGTCAAAAGTGTCGCCGCGCGCGTGGCGAACATCCGCTCCTTTCTGCACGAACCGTTGTCCGTCGAGGACTTCATCCAATTCATGTTCACTGCAATAGTCCCACGTGGTCAAAGCGACGACAGGCGGCTGACGCCTGAGGAGCAGCAGGGAATACAGCTGCTCGCCGACAGAAAATACCGATCGTATGCGTGGAATTTCGGCTGTTCGCCCAAGTATGCCTTTTCGAAATCCATCCGGACGGCCGGTGGCGTGGTGGAGATCCATTTTGATGTCGCGGGGGGCGTGATACAGGCCCTGAAGATATTCGGGGAGTTTTTTTCCAAAAATGAATTGGTCTCATTGGAGAATAAAGTCAGAGGATGTTGTCATTCCCGCGAAGCTCTCTTGAAGCGCCTTGAGGATGTCAACTTGGACGACTACATGCTTGGTGTCGATACGGGGACATTCGTGGACTGTTTTTTTTGA
- a CDS encoding hydrogenase codes for MEFSHTQSLPLADIPLLSLDDFRQRVLDRVADGWRVTALFGLPGKDGVGLVALTGRDHDGKLAVFRTGPVTAYPSLTPECPQCHLFERELFEQWEIRPEGHPWLKPVRFAPSFPHPEGPRPRPGITDFFKVQGEEVHEVAVGPVHAGIIEPGHFRFQCAGENVLHLEISLGYQHRGVERLLVGGPDIRTPHLVETVAGDTTIGHSLAHAAVVESLTGRDAAPRGRWIARMALELERLANHTGDLGALSGDVGFLPTMSYCGRIRGDFLNMTALFCGNRFGRGIVRPGGAAVDLDEEARVELAKRLEAGRRAAFGACELLFASSTVLARFEGTGRLTATTAQELGLVGPPARACGLSRDARRTFPLPGTDPKDIPLSLHDFGDVYARALVRRLELETSLDFLDKALADPPTGPIGRPMPDGLPPDRLAVGIVEGWRGEVHHVAVTGPDGRFAAYKIIDPSFHNWFGLAVALRGQQISDFPLCNKSFNLSYCGHDL; via the coding sequence ATGGAATTTTCCCATACCCAAAGCCTGCCCCTGGCCGACATTCCCCTGCTGTCGCTCGACGATTTTCGCCAGCGGGTCCTCGACCGCGTTGCCGACGGTTGGCGGGTGACGGCCCTTTTCGGCCTGCCCGGCAAAGACGGCGTGGGACTTGTCGCCCTGACCGGGCGCGACCACGACGGCAAGCTGGCCGTCTTTCGCACCGGCCCCGTGACCGCCTACCCGTCGCTCACCCCCGAGTGCCCGCAGTGCCATCTCTTCGAGCGCGAACTTTTCGAGCAGTGGGAAATCCGGCCCGAGGGCCATCCCTGGCTCAAACCCGTGCGCTTCGCCCCGTCGTTTCCCCATCCCGAAGGGCCGAGGCCCCGGCCGGGCATCACCGACTTTTTCAAGGTCCAGGGCGAGGAAGTCCACGAGGTGGCCGTGGGGCCGGTCCATGCCGGCATCATCGAGCCCGGCCATTTCCGCTTCCAGTGCGCCGGCGAGAACGTCCTGCACCTGGAAATAAGCCTCGGCTACCAGCACCGGGGCGTCGAGCGCCTGCTTGTCGGCGGCCCGGACATCCGCACGCCCCATCTCGTGGAGACGGTCGCCGGCGACACCACCATCGGGCACAGTCTGGCCCATGCCGCCGTGGTGGAAAGCCTGACCGGCCGGGACGCCGCGCCACGCGGCCGCTGGATCGCCCGTATGGCCCTGGAGCTGGAGCGCCTGGCCAACCATACCGGCGACCTGGGCGCGCTTTCCGGCGACGTGGGCTTCTTGCCCACCATGTCCTACTGCGGCCGCATCCGGGGCGATTTTCTCAACATGACCGCGCTTTTTTGCGGCAACCGCTTCGGCCGGGGCATCGTGCGCCCGGGCGGGGCGGCCGTCGACCTCGACGAGGAAGCGCGCGTGGAACTGGCCAAGCGCCTGGAGGCCGGCCGCCGGGCCGCCTTCGGGGCCTGCGAACTGCTCTTCGCCTCGTCCACGGTCCTGGCCCGGTTCGAAGGCACGGGGCGGCTGACCGCAACGACGGCCCAGGAGCTGGGGCTGGTCGGTCCCCCCGCCCGGGCCTGCGGCCTGTCCCGGGACGCAAGGCGCACCTTCCCCCTGCCCGGGACCGATCCCAAGGACATTCCGCTGTCGCTGCACGATTTCGGCGACGTCTACGCCCGGGCCCTGGTGCGCCGGCTGGAGCTGGAAACGTCACTCGATTTTCTGGATAAGGCCCTGGCCGATCCGCCCACAGGCCCCATAGGCCGGCCCATGCCGGACGGGCTGCCACCGGACCGCCTGGCCGTCGGCATCGTCGAGGGCTGGCGCGGCGAAGTGCATCATGTGGCCGTGACCGGCCCGGACGGCCGTTTCGCCGCCTACAAGATCATCGACCCGTCCTTTCACAACTGGTTCGGGCTGGCCGTGGCGCTGCGGGGACAGCAGATTTCGGATTTTCCCCTGTGCAACAAGAGCTTCAATCTGTCGTACTGCGGACACGACCTGTAG
- a CDS encoding hydrogenase, with amino-acid sequence MFRILLERLQQGRRTVAFPESVPPLPPRYRGRPELVDGPCVSDCKAVCAGLCPTGALGFDHDGLYLDLGRCILCGACAACPGGRVRFTGDHRLAATSREGLILRPGTRPEVNPLEPARRRLFARSLKLRQISAGGCNACEADINVLGTVVYDLGRFGIDFVASPRHADGVAVTGPVTENMRQATRDTFDAVPDPRLAIAVGACAISGGIFAASAESCGGAPGVVPVDLYVPGCPPHPLTILDGLLRLLGVPTP; translated from the coding sequence ATGTTTCGCATTCTGCTCGAACGCCTGCAACAGGGCCGGCGCACCGTCGCCTTCCCCGAAAGCGTCCCCCCGCTGCCGCCCCGCTACCGGGGACGGCCCGAGCTGGTCGACGGCCCCTGCGTTTCGGACTGCAAGGCCGTCTGCGCCGGGCTGTGCCCCACCGGAGCCCTCGGTTTCGACCATGACGGTCTGTACCTCGATCTCGGCCGCTGCATCCTGTGCGGGGCCTGCGCGGCCTGCCCCGGCGGCCGGGTGCGTTTCACCGGCGACCACCGCCTGGCCGCAACCTCCCGGGAGGGACTGATCCTGCGCCCGGGAACCAGACCCGAAGTCAACCCCCTGGAGCCCGCCAGACGCCGGCTCTTCGCCCGTTCGCTCAAGCTGCGGCAGATAAGCGCCGGCGGCTGCAACGCCTGCGAGGCGGACATCAACGTGCTCGGCACGGTGGTTTACGACCTCGGCCGCTTCGGCATCGATTTCGTGGCCTCGCCCCGCCATGCCGACGGCGTGGCCGTGACCGGCCCGGTGACGGAAAATATGCGCCAGGCGACCCGCGACACCTTCGACGCCGTGCCGGACCCGAGGCTCGCCATCGCGGTCGGGGCCTGCGCCATATCGGGCGGGATCTTCGCGGCCAGCGCCGAGAGCTGCGGCGGCGCGCCGGGTGTCGTGCCCGTGGACCTCTACGTTCCGGGCTGTCCGCCCCATCCGCTGACCATCCTGGACGGGCTGCTGCGCCTGCTCGGGGTCCCGACGCCGTAA
- a CDS encoding methyl-accepting chemotaxis protein, which translates to MRFRSITTAMSLIIGAIILVIQAIFILTASSSVYKESVTAKRHEMEVLVNTIAKSAEDFGEQEMQLVRAASNLPALREYLRTGSGTAPEILAGLSRASDDVNTFYLTNAQGRQVILMTQGKTAPPNDLGKSPTIRAALDGAESRSRIPGKSNATQKLIVSLNVPIRGEDGAVLGVVGMTYPLDRLIERYIEGTRLGKTGFPFILSEAGVMIAHPDKRLILRDVAGEPGVAAMLKKKNGTGTCAMNGKEKEIVWVHIPAWHWVMAFSMEQSEIVAPAVRQRNQLVWAGIASVVALVAISMLALSRLVVRPLKQLGAYAAAVDGGHLDAQLSFARPNELGQLAERLRHMVASLKSTIDEAREKTELANQAVDRANSAQQDAEQARRAAESARTEGMLQAAGTLEGVVGVVSQVSEELSAQIGQSNQGTELQSTRMGEIATAMEEMNATVIEVAKNAADAAAAAAHAGQSAKDGASVVSQAVAGIGKARQQAFALKETMSLLGGQAKDIGAVLSVISDIADQTNLLALNAAIEAARAGEAGRGFAVVADEVRKLAEKTMAATAEVDQAIRDIQKRTTESLDGVERAVNSIEEATGLAGQSGDSLQGIVALVEQTSGQVRSIATAAEQQSATSQEISRSVSDVSRISVELSEAMHHSSQAVEAMVAQAQTLQGLIDDMKRS; encoded by the coding sequence ATGCGTTTTCGAAGCATCACCACGGCCATGTCGCTTATCATCGGCGCTATCATCCTCGTTATTCAGGCGATATTCATTCTGACGGCGTCATCGTCGGTGTACAAGGAAAGCGTGACCGCCAAGCGGCATGAGATGGAAGTGCTGGTCAACACCATCGCGAAGTCGGCGGAGGATTTCGGCGAGCAGGAGATGCAGCTGGTGCGGGCCGCTTCGAACCTGCCGGCCCTGCGGGAATATCTGCGCACCGGTTCCGGCACGGCCCCGGAAATCCTGGCCGGCCTGTCCAGGGCTTCCGACGACGTCAACACCTTCTACCTGACCAACGCCCAGGGACGGCAGGTCATCCTCATGACCCAGGGCAAGACCGCGCCGCCGAACGATCTTGGCAAGAGCCCCACGATCCGGGCCGCCCTGGACGGCGCGGAATCGCGCAGCCGGATTCCGGGTAAAAGCAATGCCACCCAAAAGCTCATCGTGAGCCTCAACGTCCCGATCCGGGGGGAAGACGGCGCGGTACTCGGGGTGGTGGGCATGACCTATCCGCTCGACAGGCTCATTGAGCGCTATATCGAGGGCACCCGGCTGGGGAAGACCGGTTTCCCCTTCATTTTATCCGAAGCAGGCGTCATGATCGCCCATCCGGACAAACGGCTGATACTGCGTGACGTGGCCGGGGAACCCGGTGTCGCGGCCATGCTCAAGAAAAAAAACGGCACCGGGACCTGCGCCATGAACGGCAAGGAAAAGGAGATCGTCTGGGTTCATATCCCCGCTTGGCATTGGGTCATGGCCTTCTCCATGGAGCAGTCCGAGATCGTGGCCCCGGCCGTGCGCCAGCGCAACCAGCTCGTCTGGGCCGGCATAGCCTCCGTGGTGGCCCTGGTCGCCATCAGCATGCTGGCGCTCTCGCGCCTTGTCGTACGTCCCCTCAAACAGCTCGGGGCCTACGCGGCGGCGGTGGACGGCGGCCATCTCGACGCGCAATTGTCCTTTGCCCGGCCAAACGAATTGGGCCAGCTGGCCGAACGGTTGCGGCACATGGTGGCAAGCCTTAAAAGCACCATCGACGAGGCCCGGGAGAAGACCGAATTGGCCAATCAGGCCGTGGACCGGGCCAACAGTGCCCAGCAGGATGCCGAACAGGCCAGACGTGCCGCCGAGTCCGCCAGGACGGAGGGTATGCTGCAGGCGGCCGGCACCTTGGAAGGGGTGGTGGGTGTGGTCTCCCAGGTCTCCGAGGAGCTTTCGGCCCAGATCGGGCAATCCAACCAGGGGACGGAACTCCAGAGTACGCGGATGGGGGAAATCGCCACCGCCATGGAGGAGATGAACGCCACGGTGATCGAGGTGGCGAAAAACGCGGCCGATGCCGCGGCCGCCGCGGCCCATGCCGGCCAGAGCGCCAAGGACGGCGCGAGCGTGGTTTCCCAGGCCGTGGCCGGTATCGGCAAAGCGCGGCAGCAGGCGTTTGCGCTCAAGGAAACCATGTCCCTGCTCGGCGGGCAGGCCAAGGACATCGGGGCGGTTCTGAGCGTGATTTCCGACATCGCCGACCAGACCAATCTGCTGGCCTTAAACGCCGCCATCGAGGCCGCCCGGGCCGGCGAGGCCGGACGCGGATTCGCCGTGGTGGCCGACGAAGTCAGAAAGCTGGCGGAAAAAACCATGGCCGCCACGGCCGAGGTCGATCAGGCCATCCGGGATATCCAGAAGCGGACCACGGAAAGCCTTGATGGCGTGGAGCGGGCCGTGAACTCCATCGAGGAGGCGACCGGGCTGGCCGGGCAGTCCGGGGATTCCCTGCAAGGGATCGTGGCCCTGGTCGAGCAGACCTCGGGCCAGGTGCGGTCCATCGCCACGGCGGCGGAACAGCAATCCGCCACGAGTCAGGAGATCAGCCGCAGCGTGTCCGATGTGTCCCGCATCTCGGTGGAGCTTTCCGAGGCCATGCACCATTCCTCCCAGGCCGTGGAGGCGATGGTTGCCCAGGCGCAGACGTTGCAGGGACTTATCGACGACATGAAGCGGTCGTGA
- a CDS encoding NADH dehydrogenase FAD-containing subunit, which produces MLDALLLVPILAAALSLALPADRPRRAVLVVAAMLHTALVAATFAHPPAPAFGGLLELDAPGQLFLTLASLLFLAAAIYATGYLRAEGGGAKRDFQDGAVFQNAPERIFTACLCLFLASMTLVATTRNLSVLWVGIEATTLSSAPLIYFHRHRRSLEATWKYLLICSVGIALALLGNILFSVAFYDPASPLPSMDIAAMLPRAALAGKPWLKAAFIFLLVGYGTKMGLAPMHNWLPDAHSQSPSLVSALLSGALLNCAFLGILRAHQVLGAAGIADFSGGLLVLFGLLSMGVAAVFIVGQGDYKRLLAYSSVEHMGILALGVGIGGGAVFGAMLHAACHSLTKGALFLVSGNILALYHTRSCHDARGLARALPVTGALWLAGFLAICGSPPFGLFVSELLILRAMFAAGAIAAAVCYLVFLAVIFVGMSVTVLRMVQGPVPPAVHPPVSEPVVSWGPPFALLALVLVLGLFLPAPLQAFLSRVAGAIGG; this is translated from the coding sequence ATGCTCGACGCCCTGCTTCTCGTCCCGATCCTGGCCGCCGCTTTGTCCCTGGCCCTGCCCGCCGACCGGCCCCGCCGGGCCGTGCTGGTCGTCGCGGCCATGCTCCATACCGCCCTCGTCGCGGCCACCTTCGCCCATCCGCCGGCCCCGGCCTTTGGCGGGCTGTTGGAACTCGACGCGCCCGGCCAGCTCTTCCTGACCCTGGCCAGCCTGCTGTTTCTGGCCGCCGCCATCTACGCCACCGGCTACCTGCGCGCCGAAGGCGGCGGGGCCAAGCGCGATTTCCAGGACGGGGCCGTGTTTCAAAACGCCCCGGAGCGCATCTTCACCGCCTGCCTGTGCCTGTTTCTGGCCTCCATGACCCTGGTCGCGACCACGCGCAACCTGTCCGTGCTCTGGGTCGGCATCGAGGCCACCACCCTTTCGAGCGCGCCGCTGATCTACTTCCACCGCCACCGCCGCTCCCTGGAAGCGACTTGGAAATACCTGCTCATCTGTTCGGTGGGCATCGCCCTGGCCCTACTCGGCAACATCCTTTTTTCCGTGGCCTTCTACGATCCGGCCAGTCCGCTCCCCTCCATGGACATCGCCGCCATGCTGCCCCGGGCGGCGTTGGCCGGGAAACCCTGGCTCAAGGCGGCCTTTATTTTCCTGCTCGTCGGCTACGGCACCAAGATGGGGCTGGCCCCCATGCACAACTGGCTGCCCGACGCCCACAGCCAGTCGCCGTCGCTCGTTTCGGCGCTTCTCTCCGGAGCCCTTCTCAACTGCGCCTTTCTCGGCATCCTGCGCGCCCACCAAGTGCTCGGCGCGGCCGGCATCGCCGATTTCAGCGGCGGGCTGCTGGTCCTTTTCGGTCTGCTCTCCATGGGCGTGGCCGCCGTCTTCATCGTCGGCCAGGGCGACTACAAACGCCTGCTCGCCTATTCCAGCGTCGAGCATATGGGCATCCTGGCCCTGGGCGTCGGCATCGGCGGCGGGGCCGTTTTCGGGGCCATGCTCCACGCCGCCTGCCATTCCCTGACCAAGGGCGCGCTCTTTCTCGTTTCGGGAAATATCCTGGCGCTGTACCACACGCGGTCCTGCCACGACGCCCGGGGGCTGGCCCGGGCCCTGCCCGTCACGGGCGCGCTGTGGCTGGCCGGCTTTCTGGCCATCTGCGGCTCGCCGCCCTTTGGCCTCTTCGTCAGCGAACTGCTGATCCTGCGGGCCATGTTCGCCGCCGGGGCCATCGCCGCCGCCGTATGTTACCTGGTTTTTCTGGCGGTCATTTTCGTCGGCATGTCCGTGACGGTCCTGCGCATGGTCCAGGGACCGGTGCCGCCGGCCGTGCATCCGCCGGTTTCGGAACCGGTGGTCTCCTGGGGGCCGCCTTTCGCCCTGTTGGCCCTGGTCCTTGTGCTGGGCCTTTTCCTGCCCGCGCCCTTGCAGGCCTTTCTTTCCCGGGTGGCCGGGGCCATCGGAGGCTGA
- a CDS encoding NADH-quinone oxidoreductase subunit H, whose amino-acid sequence MQSFIHPLLALLLAPLLLGVINRVKARFAGRQGRPLLQTYFDLARLARKGAVISNTASWMFVAGPTVSLAAVACALALVPAGGEPAPVRFSGDFMLMAYLLGLSRLALVLAALDTGSSFEGMGASREAVFSALAEPVLFLCFLCLASQTDGLSLSAMLVGPGRVFAPEEFFVPAVLFVLLLAENSRLPVDDPNTHLELTMIHEVMVLDHSGPDMAAIVYGAALKLWLFCALVVGCLVPLAGLPPLAAWGGWLVAMLAAAVVVGVVESIMARLRLVRVPRLLGGAGALAALSLVLTLWR is encoded by the coding sequence ATGCAGTCCTTCATCCATCCCCTCCTGGCCCTGCTTCTGGCCCCCCTGCTCCTTGGCGTCATCAACCGCGTCAAGGCCCGGTTCGCCGGCAGGCAGGGACGGCCGCTGCTCCAGACCTACTTCGATCTGGCCAGACTCGCGCGCAAAGGCGCGGTCATAAGCAACACAGCCTCCTGGATGTTCGTCGCCGGCCCGACCGTGTCCCTGGCCGCCGTGGCCTGTGCCCTGGCCCTGGTCCCGGCCGGCGGCGAGCCCGCGCCCGTGCGCTTTTCCGGGGATTTCATGCTGATGGCCTATCTGCTCGGGCTCTCCCGCCTGGCCCTGGTGCTGGCCGCCCTGGACACGGGATCGAGCTTCGAGGGCATGGGCGCCAGCCGCGAGGCCGTCTTTTCCGCCCTGGCCGAGCCGGTGCTTTTTTTGTGCTTTCTGTGTCTGGCCAGCCAGACCGACGGCTTGTCGCTCTCGGCCATGCTCGTCGGACCGGGCCGGGTTTTCGCGCCCGAGGAATTTTTCGTCCCGGCCGTGCTGTTCGTGCTGCTGCTGGCGGAAAACTCCCGCCTGCCGGTGGACGATCCCAACACCCACCTGGAGCTGACCATGATCCACGAGGTCATGGTCCTCGACCACAGCGGCCCGGACATGGCCGCCATCGTGTACGGCGCGGCGCTCAAACTCTGGCTTTTCTGCGCCCTGGTCGTCGGCTGCCTGGTGCCTTTGGCCGGCCTGCCGCCGCTGGCCGCCTGGGGAGGGTGGCTTGTCGCCATGCTGGCTGCGGCGGTCGTCGTCGGCGTGGTGGAGTCGATCATGGCCCGGCTGCGGCTTGTGCGCGTGCCGCGCCTTCTCGGCGGGGCCGGGGCCTTGGCCGCCCTGTCCCTGGTCCTGACGCTCTGGAGGTAG